A genome region from bacterium includes the following:
- a CDS encoding ABC transporter substrate-binding protein, which yields MNLFKRLILTAASVILFSCSTNQNGSTVVVAVKADPDQINPVTHVTAFGRILCTGIFPRLLESEFDTVTGMIYYQPLLAKRFEFSQDHKSLTYFLRSDIFWDDGQRVTAKDIKFTFELINHPDVASSKKDQLQMLDMDENGSLDKAIRIVNDSTITFYFKQANPLQIYDTNLQPGFLPYHILKDVKPADLRTHPFNLNPLSAGPYRLSVWKKQEQLIYLSRKEEAGKVDQIVFRVIPEYTTRLTALKTGEVDVMYPINPQDVAQIKKENPAIRIEVMKARYYDYVGWQNIDQKIYHESNGAIVKPHPLFGNKKVRKALTVAINRQEIVEGFLGEYGQQAVSPISPVFKWAINDSLRPLPYDPDLAKNILKQEGWFDHDGDGIIDLEGRKFEFDIYYDAGNDRREFAALIIQRNLEAVGIKVRVQSVETNVFYDNELKKNYDAFISGIGVTLQIDPTSEWNSNLKKNTYNDVSYQNPEVDKLIEKGKSYTNPLDAAPTWKKFQAIIYEDQPATFLFWRDEIVGYNQRIKNTHTTILGEIDNYWLWTIVPGQ from the coding sequence ATGAACTTATTTAAGCGACTAATTCTTACCGCAGCCTCAGTTATTCTCTTTTCCTGTTCGACCAATCAAAACGGTTCCACCGTTGTGGTTGCCGTCAAGGCTGATCCTGACCAGATCAATCCCGTTACCCACGTCACCGCTTTTGGGCGAATTCTGTGTACTGGCATTTTCCCGCGGTTATTGGAATCGGAGTTTGATACCGTTACGGGCATGATTTACTACCAGCCGCTATTAGCGAAACGCTTTGAATTTTCTCAAGATCACAAATCCCTTACCTATTTTTTACGCTCGGATATTTTTTGGGATGATGGGCAACGGGTTACAGCCAAAGATATCAAATTTACATTTGAATTGATCAATCATCCCGATGTTGCCAGTTCAAAAAAAGATCAACTGCAGATGCTGGATATGGACGAAAACGGAAGTCTGGACAAAGCGATCAGAATTGTCAACGATTCGACCATCACTTTCTATTTTAAGCAGGCAAACCCTCTTCAAATTTACGACACCAATTTGCAGCCGGGTTTTTTGCCCTATCATATATTAAAAGACGTCAAACCGGCCGATCTGCGAACTCATCCATTTAACTTAAATCCACTGTCCGCCGGACCTTACCGGTTGAGTGTTTGGAAGAAACAGGAGCAGTTGATTTACTTATCACGCAAAGAGGAAGCAGGAAAAGTAGATCAGATCGTTTTTCGGGTGATTCCCGAATACACAACGCGTCTAACGGCTCTTAAAACCGGCGAAGTGGACGTGATGTATCCGATCAATCCGCAGGACGTAGCGCAGATCAAGAAAGAAAATCCGGCTATTCGGATCGAAGTGATGAAAGCCCGCTATTATGATTATGTAGGGTGGCAGAATATAGATCAAAAAATTTACCACGAAAGTAACGGTGCAATAGTCAAACCACATCCGCTATTCGGGAATAAAAAAGTCCGTAAAGCGCTGACAGTGGCGATTAATAGACAGGAGATAGTGGAAGGGTTTTTGGGAGAATACGGACAGCAGGCGGTTTCTCCAATTTCTCCCGTTTTCAAATGGGCAATCAATGATTCGCTCCGACCGCTTCCGTATGATCCTGATTTGGCAAAAAATATTTTGAAACAAGAGGGCTGGTTCGATCATGACGGGGATGGAATTATCGACCTAGAGGGCCGTAAATTCGAATTTGACATTTATTATGATGCAGGAAATGACCGGCGCGAATTTGCGGCGCTTATCATTCAAAGGAATTTAGAAGCCGTTGGTATCAAGGTGCGTGTTCAAAGCGTGGAGACCAACGTTTTTTATGATAACGAATTGAAGAAAAATTATGACGCATTCATTTCCGGAATAGGCGTGACGTTACAAATTGATCCCACCAGTGAATGGAATTCCAACCTGAAAAAAAACACGTATAACGATGTGTCGTATCAAAATCCGGAAGTTGACAAACTTATTGAAAAAGGCAAGAGCTATACAAATCCGCTGGATGCGGCGCCAACATGGAAGAAGTTTCAGGCTATTATATACGAAGACCAGCCTGCCACATTCTTATTTTGGAGGGATGAGATTGTGGGATATAATCAAAGAATCAAGAATACCCATACGACCATATTAGGTGAAATTGATAATTACTGGCTGTGGACAATTGTGCCTGGACAATAA
- a CDS encoding thiolase family protein → MRDVVIVSAARTPIGSFQGSLSDVTATRLGALVIEEAIKRAGIDKSMVDEVIMGNVLTAGEGQAPARQAALYAGLPETVTCMTINKVCGSGLKSVMLAAQAIMCGDAEIIVAGGMESMSNTPYLLDKARTGYRMGHGQVLDSMIKDGLWDVYNDYHMGNAGELCAKECNIPRDVQDAFAKTSYERAIKAQKDGLFKEEIIGVTIKGKKADVVVADDEEPGKANFEKMLTLKPAFQKDGTITAANASKINDGAAALVVMSKEKADQLKLKPLVRIVAQASAARKPEWFTTAPIDAIGKVLKKANLKVGDINLFEINEAFAVVSLAAANELQIPAEKMNVHGGAIALGHPIGASGARILTTLLYAMKQQNKKFGLAALCIGGGEASALVVEKI, encoded by the coding sequence ATGAGAGATGTAGTTATTGTTTCAGCAGCAAGGACGCCTATAGGGTCCTTCCAAGGAAGTTTAAGTGACGTGACCGCGACCAGATTAGGCGCATTGGTCATAGAGGAAGCTATTAAAAGAGCGGGTATTGATAAATCCATGGTAGATGAAGTGATCATGGGTAACGTGTTAACCGCCGGAGAAGGACAGGCGCCGGCACGTCAGGCGGCATTGTATGCCGGACTACCCGAGACGGTGACGTGCATGACGATCAATAAAGTATGCGGATCCGGATTAAAATCGGTGATGCTTGCCGCGCAAGCAATCATGTGCGGCGATGCAGAAATCATTGTTGCCGGCGGAATGGAAAGCATGTCTAACACGCCGTATTTGCTCGACAAAGCCCGAACAGGTTACCGGATGGGGCACGGGCAGGTGCTGGACAGCATGATTAAAGACGGTTTATGGGACGTGTATAATGACTATCACATGGGAAATGCCGGCGAATTATGTGCGAAGGAATGTAATATTCCGCGTGACGTTCAGGACGCATTTGCTAAGACCTCGTATGAACGTGCCATCAAAGCTCAGAAAGACGGCTTATTCAAGGAAGAAATTATCGGTGTCACCATCAAAGGCAAAAAAGCGGACGTAGTTGTAGCAGATGATGAAGAGCCCGGGAAAGCCAATTTTGAAAAAATGCTGACGTTGAAGCCTGCATTTCAGAAAGACGGTACCATTACCGCAGCAAATGCTTCAAAAATTAATGACGGCGCCGCCGCTTTAGTCGTGATGTCCAAAGAAAAGGCCGATCAGCTTAAGCTCAAACCTCTGGTGAGGATCGTTGCACAGGCCTCGGCTGCGCGTAAGCCGGAATGGTTTACCACAGCGCCGATCGATGCAATTGGCAAAGTCCTTAAGAAAGCAAATCTGAAGGTTGGCGATATTAATCTGTTTGAAATCAATGAAGCCTTTGCGGTAGTCAGCTTAGCCGCGGCGAATGAACTGCAGATTCCTGCGGAAAAAATGAATGTGCACGGCGGGGCGATTGCTTTAGGCCATCCGATCGGTGCGAGCGGAGCGCGTATCCTCACTACGCTGCTTTACGCGATGAAACAGCAGAATAAGAAGTTTGGCCTTGCGGCATTATGTATTGGCGGAGGCGAAGCTAGCGCTTTGGTTGTTGAAAAGATCTAA
- a CDS encoding PhoH family protein, with protein sequence MANGDKTIKIQGVNPVILLGANDSHLRILQQNFNSKIVVRGDTVHLKGDKAEVEQIEEVFTELIFLSHKKHQLDSVDVETVIRLVKLGNDEEISEKKQEILHPHKNLNSVVLFTHRDYVEVKSEGQAEYVKQAKQNDIVFAIGPAGTGKTYLAVAIALASLKNKEVERIVISRPAVETGESLGFLPGDLRDKIDPYLRPLYDALHDMIPSSKLRTYMEQGAIEIVPLAYMRGRTLNNAYVILDEAQNTTPTQMKMFLTRLGANSKAIVTGDVTQSDLPRNITSGLREVEDILMGIEGIAFVFFNKKDVVRHRLVREIIEAYDTYDDTQSVSPGKNLSLQRGGD encoded by the coding sequence TTGGCTAACGGCGATAAGACGATTAAAATTCAAGGGGTCAACCCTGTCATACTATTAGGCGCCAATGACAGTCACCTCAGAATTCTTCAGCAGAACTTCAACTCAAAAATCGTTGTTCGTGGTGATACCGTTCATCTCAAAGGCGATAAAGCCGAAGTCGAGCAGATTGAGGAAGTATTCACTGAACTCATATTTTTGTCCCATAAAAAACATCAACTGGATTCTGTCGATGTAGAGACGGTCATCCGATTGGTAAAATTGGGCAATGATGAGGAAATATCTGAAAAAAAACAGGAGATTCTGCATCCTCACAAGAACCTCAATTCCGTCGTATTATTTACACACAGGGACTATGTGGAGGTTAAATCTGAGGGACAGGCGGAATACGTTAAGCAGGCTAAGCAAAACGATATTGTTTTTGCAATTGGACCGGCGGGAACAGGGAAAACGTATTTGGCAGTTGCTATTGCCTTGGCTTCCTTAAAGAATAAGGAAGTAGAGCGAATTGTAATTTCACGGCCGGCAGTTGAGACCGGCGAAAGCCTCGGCTTTTTACCTGGGGATTTACGCGATAAGATCGATCCGTATTTGCGCCCATTGTATGATGCATTACACGATATGATTCCAAGCAGTAAATTGCGTACCTATATGGAGCAAGGCGCTATTGAAATTGTTCCACTGGCTTACATGCGCGGGCGTACGCTTAATAATGCGTACGTAATTCTTGATGAAGCTCAGAATACTACGCCCACTCAGATGAAAATGTTCTTAACGCGGCTCGGAGCGAATTCTAAAGCCATTGTGACAGGCGATGTCACTCAGAGCGATCTCCCGAGAAATATAACTTCCGGATTACGGGAAGTTGAAGATATTCTGATGGGGATCGAAGGCATAGCCTTTGTATTCTTCAATAAAAAGGATGTTGTACGCCACCGTCTTGTGCGGGAAATTATAGAAGCTTATGATACCTATGACGATACCCAGTCCGTTTCGCCTGGAAAGAATCTTTCTTTGCAGCGTGGTGGGGACTAA
- a CDS encoding NADP oxidoreductase: MNAQIGTLENPLRIAIIGSGPSGFYAADHLQKQKDLIVQIDMFDRLPTPFGLVRGGVAPDHAKIKSVTKVYDKIAADPNFRFYGNVEFGKDLTHADMLKFYHQVIYAVGAQTDKKMEIPGEDLPGSHPATEFVAWYNGHPDYRDYKFDLTQECAVVVGVGNVAMDVARILASSYDELVKTDMADYALEALKNSKVREIYLLGRRGPAQAAFTNPEVKELGELEETDAIADINEVTLDPLSKAALETNPDSTIQKNIEIMTGYATQSPKGKPKRLFMRFLVSPVEITGKDRVEAVKIVKNELFQNKDGTLRPRATDKFETIKAGLIFRSIGYKGVALPDIPFHDSWGVIPNKDGRVHDPKNDKIVEGEYVVGWIKRGPSGVIGTNKPDSQATVNMMLEDLKQNKCFSPALPKREALESMLCEKKVKFVTFGEWQKLDRLEIQKGQALGRPRLKFTRVEEMLGALEKK, encoded by the coding sequence ATGAACGCGCAAATTGGAACTCTGGAGAACCCATTAAGAATAGCGATCATTGGATCTGGCCCGTCGGGCTTTTATGCAGCAGATCATCTACAGAAACAAAAAGATCTGATCGTGCAGATCGACATGTTTGACCGCCTGCCGACGCCGTTTGGTCTTGTCAGAGGCGGTGTGGCGCCGGATCATGCAAAGATCAAATCAGTGACGAAAGTTTATGATAAGATCGCCGCAGACCCTAATTTTCGGTTTTACGGCAATGTAGAATTCGGTAAGGATTTGACACACGCCGACATGTTAAAATTTTATCACCAGGTCATTTACGCGGTCGGAGCTCAAACAGATAAAAAAATGGAAATTCCAGGTGAAGATCTTCCCGGAAGCCACCCGGCTACGGAGTTTGTTGCATGGTATAACGGCCATCCGGATTATCGTGATTATAAATTTGATCTGACGCAAGAATGCGCCGTCGTGGTCGGCGTAGGAAACGTTGCCATGGATGTTGCGCGGATTTTAGCGAGCAGTTATGATGAATTGGTTAAGACCGATATGGCTGATTATGCATTGGAAGCTTTGAAAAACAGCAAGGTACGTGAAATTTACCTCCTTGGCCGTCGAGGGCCAGCCCAAGCCGCATTCACAAATCCGGAGGTCAAAGAACTGGGTGAATTGGAAGAAACGGATGCCATTGCGGATATCAATGAGGTAACGTTGGATCCTCTGAGCAAAGCCGCACTGGAGACCAATCCTGACAGCACTATTCAAAAGAATATTGAAATTATGACAGGTTATGCTACCCAATCTCCTAAAGGAAAACCAAAAAGACTATTTATGCGCTTCTTAGTCTCACCTGTGGAGATTACAGGCAAAGATCGTGTTGAAGCGGTAAAAATAGTTAAGAATGAACTATTCCAGAATAAAGACGGCACTTTACGTCCACGCGCTACGGATAAATTTGAAACAATAAAAGCCGGATTAATATTTCGGTCAATAGGTTACAAAGGAGTTGCGCTACCGGATATTCCTTTTCACGATAGCTGGGGCGTAATTCCAAATAAAGATGGAAGAGTGCATGATCCCAAGAACGATAAGATAGTAGAAGGCGAATACGTTGTAGGCTGGATCAAACGCGGCCCGTCGGGCGTGATCGGAACCAATAAGCCGGATTCACAGGCAACAGTTAATATGATGCTCGAGGATTTGAAGCAAAACAAATGTTTTTCTCCTGCCCTTCCGAAGCGTGAGGCTTTGGAAAGTATGCTTTGTGAGAAAAAAGTCAAATTTGTTACTTTCGGCGAATGGCAGAAGTTGGACCGGCTGGAAATACAGAAAGGGCAAGCTCTTGGGCGCCCGAGGCTAAAATTCACGCGCGTTGAGGAAATGCTCGGAGCGCTCGAAAAAAAATAG